The sequence TCCAGCTGGAGGACGGCTACGCGCGCGCGGACCACTTCCGGGTGGTGGAGCAGACCGGCAAGAACTACCTGGTCGAGGTGACCCTGCACGAGGGCCGCAAGCACATCGTCCGCCGCATGCTCGCCGAGGCGGGCTTCCCGGTCGAGAAGCTGGTGCGCACCTCCTTCGGCCCGATCACCCTGGGCGACCAGAAGTCGGGCTGGCTGCGGCGCCTGTCCAACACCGAGGTCGGGATGCTGATGAAGGAAGTCGACCTCTAGAACGCCTTGCTGTGATCACCATCTCCCTTTGCCGCCATGGTGGCGGCAAAGGGAGATGGGACCTTTTGGCGCCGGGAGCGCTCTGGGACGCTTGGGCCCATGATCGAAGACCTCGACCTCGCGCCCGTGGTCGCGGAACAGCCCGACCCGCTGCTGTTCGCGACCGTCTCCGGAGCCCATCTGTACGGCTTCCCCTCGCAGGACTCCGACGTGGACCTGCGCGGTGTGCATCTGCTGCCCGCCGCCGACCTCGTCGGACTGCGCGAGCCGGAGGAGACCCGTTCGCGGGCCTGGGTGCGGTTCGGCGTCGAGCTGGACCTCGTCACCCACGACCTGCGCAAGTTCGCACGGCTGATGCTCCGCCGCAACGGCTATGTGCTGGAGCAGCTGCTCTCGCCCCTGGTCGTGCACACCGGCGACGCCCACCGGGAGCTGGCCGCGCTGGCGCCCGGCGTCCTCACCAGCCACCACGCCCACCACTACCGGGGCTTCGCGGTGACCCAGTGGCGGCTGTTCGAGAAGACCGGCGAACTCAAGCCGCTGCTCTACACGTTCCGCGTGCTGCTCACCGGCATCCACCTCATGCGCAGCGGCGAGGTCCAGGCCCATCTGCCCACCCTGCTGGACGAGGTCGACGCCCCCGGCTATCTGCCGGAGCTGATAGCCGCCAAGGCGGAACGGGAGCACGGGAAGGCCGGCGTCGGGCACGCGCGCGTGGAGGCCGACGTGGAGCGGCTGCACGCCGTGCTCGACGAGGCCCAGGCCGCCTCAGCCCTCCCCGACGCCCCTGCCGCGTACGACGCCCTGCACGACTTCGTGGTCCGGACACGCCTGCAGGACTGACCGCCGGCGCACCCGGAACAGGAAGTCGGCCACGCGCGCGTGATCCGGCTCCGGCGGGAGCGGGCTGCGGTGCAGGGCCTGCTCCGTCTGCGCCCCCAGCCCGGCCATCCACGCCTGGACCTCGGGCCAGGGGACCTCGCCGCGCTTCACCGCGAGCAGCGGCTCGCGCTGGTCGCCGACGTCGATGCGCAGCTCGCCGGTGCGCAGCAGGTCACGGGCGCTCATCAGCAGCCGCAGCAGGTGCATGGCGTGCTTCCAGCGCGGGGCGCCCGTCGTACGGACATCGGCGTCGAGCTTCTTGCGCTGGCCGAGGGCGTAGCGGGTGAAGGTGCCGTAGCTGCGGCGGGAGAGGAAGGCGCCGCGCAGGGACAGCAGCTCCCGGCCGGTGTCGTCCACGTGCTCCACCAGCGGGGAGTGCAGACACTCCAGGATGTTCGGGTTGCCGCGCAGCGCCAGCTCGCAGAACCGCTCCAGCTCCCAGGAGAACTGCTCCTCGCCCGGCCCCTCCACATGCGTCGGCGGCTTGTCGAACCGCCAGAACAGGGGAGTGGGGGCGAGGAACACCCCCCGCCGGTCGGTGTCGCTCGTGTCCGTGGCCAGGCCGAACGCTCTTGAACCCATGACACAGGCGTAGATCGTGTGCTCGCGCACCAGGTCGTCGGGCTGCATGCCCGGAGCGTACGCGGGCACCTCAGGCCAGACGGATCGAATTTCCCTTCACCGTGATCGACTTCGCGGGCAGCGGCCGCGCCGCGGGGCCATGGGCCACCGCGCCGTCGGCGATGTGGAACTTGCTGCCGTGGCAAGGGCAGTCGATGGTGCCGTCCGCGACCCGGCTCACCGTGCAGCCCTCGTGCGTGCAGATCGCGGAGAAGGCCTTGAAGTCGCCCTTGGACGGCTGCGTGACGACGACCTTCTGTTCCTTGAAGACCTTGCCGCCGCCCTCCGGGATCTCGCTGGTGTCCCCCAGGGCCTGCCCGCCGCTCTTGGCGCCGCTGCCGCCGCCGCAGGCCACGAGGGGCACGGTCAGCACCGCCGCCCCCGTCACCAGAACCGTGCGCCGCTTCGCACCCTCGGTCATGCCACCCTCCGTACAGACGTCGAAATCGGTGAATACCGGATGCCTGGCATCGTCTCAGCGATCGGGCGTCGCGCGCCCGGCCCGCACGGGCTGACTACGCTGGACGGACCAACAACAGATCCGCACGTCAGCAAGGAGCAGCGCCGTGGCGGTACGAGCGGTCCGTGGGGCCGTCCAACTGGAGCGGGACGAGGCCGGGCACATGGACGAGCAGGTCGGAGCGCTGCTCACCGCCGTGCTGGAGCGCAACGGGCTGACCGCCGACGACCTCATCAGCATCTGGTTCACGGCCACCCCCGATCTGCACAGCGACTTCCCGGCGGCGGCCGCCCGCAAGCTCGGCATCGTCGACGTCCCCCTGATCTGCGCCCAGGAACTGGACATAGCGGGCGCCATGCCCCGGGTCGTGCGCATCCTCGCCCACATCGAGTCCGACAAGCCCCGCGCCGGCATCAACCACGTCTACCTGGGCGCCGCGGCCGCCCTGCGCAAGGACATCGCCCAGTGAGAACGGCACTCGTCATCGGCACCGGCCTGATCGGTACCTCCGCCGCCCTGACCCTCGTCCAGCGCGGTGTCACCGTCCACCTCGCCGACCACGACCCCGAGCAGGCCCGCACGGCCGCCGCGCTGGGCGCCGGCACCGACGAGACGCCCGAGGGCCCGGTCGACCTCGCGATCGTCGCCGCCCCGCCCGCGCACGTGGCCGGCGTGCTCGCCGACGCCATGCGCCGCGGTGCGGCCCGCGGCTACGTCGACGTCGCCAGCGTCAAGGGCGGCCCGCGCCGCGAGCTGGAGGCGCTCGGCCTGGACCCGTCCGTGATGTCGAGGTACCTCGGCACCCACCCCATGTCCGGCCGTGAGAAGTCCGGCCCGCTGGCCGCGACCGCCGATCTCTTCGAGGGCCGCCCCTGGGTGCTCACCCCGACCCGGGACACCGACACCGAGGTGCTGAACCTCGCCCTGGAGCTGGTCTCGTACTGCCGGGCCGTACCGGTCGTCATGGACGCCGACGCCCACGACCGGGCCGTGGCCCTCGTCTCCCACATGCCCCACCTGGTGTCCAGCATGGTCGCCGCACGCCTGGAGCACGCCGAGGAGGCCGCCGTACGGCTGTGCGGACAGGGCATCCGGGACGTGACCCGGATCGCCGCCTCCGACCCGCGCATGTGGATCGACATCCTGTCCGCGAACCCCGGCCCGGTCGCCGACCTGCTCTCCGACGTCTCCGCCGACCTCGACGACACCGTGCGGGCCCTGCGCGCCCTGCAGTCCTCCGACGAGGCCAAGCGGCACGAGGGCACCACCGGCATCGAGGGCGTGCTGCGCCGCGGCAACGCCGGCCAGGTGCGGGTGCCCGGCAAGCACGGCAGCGCGCCGCGCGCGTACGAGACCGTCGTCGTCCTCATCGACGACCAGCCCGGCCAGCTGGCCCGCATCTTCGCCGACGCGGGCCGGGCCGGGGTCAACATCGAGGACGTCCGCATCGAGCACGCGACCGGACAGCAGGCGGGTCTGGTGCAGCTCTCCGTCGAGCCGAAGGCGGCGGGGGTGCTGACGAAGGCGCTGCGGGAGCAGGGCTGGGCGCTGCGGCAGTAGGGCTCCCGGTACGGGCGGGTGCGCACGCGTCCGGACGAGTGACCCGCACCCAGTAACCTTGTGCAGGGCGCTCCTGCTCCCCGCACCCCGCCCACACCGCACCAGGAAGGTGTCCCTCCGTGGAAAACGGCGCCGCCCCGACCGCCAAGCCCGTGATCGTCGCGATCGACGGCCCCTCCGGCACGGGCAAGTCGAGCACGTCGAAGGCCGTGGCCGCGCAGCTCGGTCTGAGCTACCTGGACACCGGCGCCCAGTACCGGG comes from Streptomyces sp. FXJ1.172 and encodes:
- a CDS encoding nucleotidyltransferase domain-containing protein is translated as MIEDLDLAPVVAEQPDPLLFATVSGAHLYGFPSQDSDVDLRGVHLLPAADLVGLREPEETRSRAWVRFGVELDLVTHDLRKFARLMLRRNGYVLEQLLSPLVVHTGDAHRELAALAPGVLTSHHAHHYRGFAVTQWRLFEKTGELKPLLYTFRVLLTGIHLMRSGEVQAHLPTLLDEVDAPGYLPELIAAKAEREHGKAGVGHARVEADVERLHAVLDEAQAASALPDAPAAYDALHDFVVRTRLQD
- a CDS encoding nucleotidyltransferase domain-containing protein codes for the protein MQPDDLVREHTIYACVMGSRAFGLATDTSDTDRRGVFLAPTPLFWRFDKPPTHVEGPGEEQFSWELERFCELALRGNPNILECLHSPLVEHVDDTGRELLSLRGAFLSRRSYGTFTRYALGQRKKLDADVRTTGAPRWKHAMHLLRLLMSARDLLRTGELRIDVGDQREPLLAVKRGEVPWPEVQAWMAGLGAQTEQALHRSPLPPEPDHARVADFLFRVRRRSVLQACPDHEVVQGVVRGRGVGEG
- a CDS encoding Rieske (2Fe-2S) protein gives rise to the protein MTEGAKRRTVLVTGAAVLTVPLVACGGGSGAKSGGQALGDTSEIPEGGGKVFKEQKVVVTQPSKGDFKAFSAICTHEGCTVSRVADGTIDCPCHGSKFHIADGAVAHGPAARPLPAKSITVKGNSIRLA
- the aroH gene encoding chorismate mutase: MAVRAVRGAVQLERDEAGHMDEQVGALLTAVLERNGLTADDLISIWFTATPDLHSDFPAAAARKLGIVDVPLICAQELDIAGAMPRVVRILAHIESDKPRAGINHVYLGAAAALRKDIAQ
- a CDS encoding prephenate dehydrogenase, which gives rise to MRTALVIGTGLIGTSAALTLVQRGVTVHLADHDPEQARTAAALGAGTDETPEGPVDLAIVAAPPAHVAGVLADAMRRGAARGYVDVASVKGGPRRELEALGLDPSVMSRYLGTHPMSGREKSGPLAATADLFEGRPWVLTPTRDTDTEVLNLALELVSYCRAVPVVMDADAHDRAVALVSHMPHLVSSMVAARLEHAEEAAVRLCGQGIRDVTRIAASDPRMWIDILSANPGPVADLLSDVSADLDDTVRALRALQSSDEAKRHEGTTGIEGVLRRGNAGQVRVPGKHGSAPRAYETVVVLIDDQPGQLARIFADAGRAGVNIEDVRIEHATGQQAGLVQLSVEPKAAGVLTKALREQGWALRQ